In Sesamum indicum cultivar Zhongzhi No. 13 linkage group LG8, S_indicum_v1.0, whole genome shotgun sequence, the sequence TAATGGCTGGGTATTTGCAGCATGGGTGTGCTTCAGAGGTTATAGAGCTGTGTAGGTACATGGTTAAAGTGGATAAATTATGCCcgaataaatatgtattagcAACTGTTCTTGCATCCTGCTCGAATTGTGGGTTGCTGGATCAAGGTCAACAATGTCATGGGTATGCGTTAAAATCTGGATTGATCTTTCATCAGTATGTGAAGAATGCACTTGTAAACATGTACTCGATGCTCTCTGATGTGAAGGAGGCTGTGCGGGTTATGAATTCCACCTCAAGATCAGATATTTGTACCTATAATTCTGTGTTGAAGGGACTCTTGGATCATGGGGATTCCAGAGAAGCATCATACGTTTTGCGGAGTATGGTGGTTGAATGTGAATCTGATGAGTGGGACAGTATAACTTGTGTTAATGTGTTTGGAGTCTGTGGAAGTCTTAAGGATTTAGATTTGGGAAGACAAGTTCACAGCAGAATACTGAAGACTGGTGTGGACTGTGATTTGTTTGTAGGTAGTGCCACTGTGGATATGTATGGAAAATGTGGTGAAATCTCATCTATGAGAAGAGTTTTTGATGTGTTGCATACTAAAAATGAGGTTACTTGGACAGCGGTATTGACTGCTTATTTACACAACGAATGCTTTGAAGAAGCACTCAAACTATTTCTAGAAATGGACCTTCAAAATGTTGTACCAAATGAATACACATTTGCAGTGGTTTTGAACTCATGTGCTGGTATCTCGGCGCTTGGATATGGCAATTCATTACACGCACGTGCTGAGAAGATGGGAATGAAGGATCACACTGTTGTTGGTAATGCTCTGATCCATATGGCTACAAGGTGTGGCCTCATTGATGATGCAAATACTGTGTTCAGGAATATGTTACATCGAGATGTCATATCGTGGAACTTAATGATAACTGGTTACTCGTATCATGGGCTTGGCGAGGAAGCCCTGGATGTGTTTCAACAGATGTTAATAGCGAAACACCGACCAAGTTATGTAACCTTCGTCGGCGTGCTCTCAGCCTGTGGCTTCTTGGGACGTGTAGATGAAGGTTTCTACTATCTGAATCATATGATGAGGGAGTTTGACATTGAACCTGGATTAGAGCACTACACCTGTATTGTTGGGCTTCTGGCTAGGGCAGGAAGGCTAGACGAGGCAGAGAATTTCATGAGATCAATCCCAATC encodes:
- the LOC105167650 gene encoding pentatricopeptide repeat-containing protein At5g39680 yields the protein MLSPMDVRKLLKASSGAKNLKFGKSIHAHLVVSNQISRDRVIERNSLINAYSKCGDIASARLLFDRMWKKNVVSWGSIMAGYLQHGCASEVIELCRYMVKVDKLCPNKYVLATVLASCSNCGLLDQGQQCHGYALKSGLIFHQYVKNALVNMYSMLSDVKEAVRVMNSTSRSDICTYNSVLKGLLDHGDSREASYVLRSMVVECESDEWDSITCVNVFGVCGSLKDLDLGRQVHSRILKTGVDCDLFVGSATVDMYGKCGEISSMRRVFDVLHTKNEVTWTAVLTAYLHNECFEEALKLFLEMDLQNVVPNEYTFAVVLNSCAGISALGYGNSLHARAEKMGMKDHTVVGNALIHMATRCGLIDDANTVFRNMLHRDVISWNLMITGYSYHGLGEEALDVFQQMLIAKHRPSYVTFVGVLSACGFLGRVDEGFYYLNHMMREFDIEPGLEHYTCIVGLLARAGRLDEAENFMRSIPIKWDIVAWRTLLNACHVHQNYGLGKTVADTVLHMDPSDVGTCILMSNMHAKAKRWDKVVAVRKLMRVKNIKKEPGLSWTEIRNETHVFVSDDTKHVESVRIREKVKKLLVEIKPLGYVPDIVSELHDVEEEQKEDHISYHSEKLAIAYAIMKTPPEAPIHVIKNLRICDDCHSAAKFISKLTKRTIVVRDVNRFHHFRDGYCSCADYW